One genomic segment of Mytilus trossulus isolate FHL-02 chromosome 4, PNRI_Mtr1.1.1.hap1, whole genome shotgun sequence includes these proteins:
- the LOC134716646 gene encoding uncharacterized protein LOC134716646, with protein sequence MTYFVKILILMLACFAQAVPPPIPSQKCTDRLDDLVEEFTLQETIPDFESYVQEDRLTRGLNFDPRMVDDYCGLFRRIVPFYENNIAALRILCNTGQPRRYLDVMAHIKNVAMSFCEDEKMQDIKALLTCSNNNLIAQQGFAGCIQGAVRGLVYSRPDSPSCAEDDPKTWFTTVVNSIKSCSCQFDSCAPESTKSIKEMVTGHLDDACVIVKNAVLGE encoded by the exons ATGACgtattttgttaaaatcttGATTTTGATGTTAGCAT GTTTTGCACAAGCAGTACCGCCACCCATTCCTTCACAAAAATGTACAGATAGACTTGATGATTTAGTAGAAGAATTCACTTTACAAGAGACAATACCAGATTTTGAAAGTTATGTACAAGAAGACAGATTGACGAGAGGGCTTAATTTTGATCCAAGAATGGTAGATGATTATTGTGG CTTGTTTCGCAGGATTGTTCCATTTTACGAAAACAACATTGCAGCTTTGAGAATTTTGTGTAACACTGGACAACCAAGACGTTATTTAGATGTAATGGCGCATATAAAGAACGTTGCCATGTCATTTTGTGAAGACGAGAAAATGCAAG ATATAAAAGCCCTTCTGACATGTTCTAATAACAACCTTATAGCACAGCAAGGATTTGCAGGTTGTATTCAAGGTGCTGTACGTGGTTTAGTTTATAGTAGACCTGATTCGCCCAGTTGTGC aGAAGACGATCCTAAAACCTGGTTCACAACCGTAGTCAACAGTATAAAGTCATGTAGTTGTCAGTTTGATTCGTGCGCACCAGAAAGTACAAAGTCTATAAAAGAAATGGTTACAGGTCATCTAGATGACGCATGTGTAATTGTTAAAAATGCGGTACTGGGAGAGTAG
- the LOC134715358 gene encoding organic cation transporter protein-like has protein sequence MDPGVQVDKVLYALGSSGKYQRIQLALCFLFTLENSFHLIAAVYIGYRPSYQCQDINTTAYLQRYDHNNISDINVQYDKCNINIFVNSSDYEYQYTEGCLNGYSYNIPEDRSTVTEWNLVCSGAERSELAKTMIMLGQAVGAVIFSPIADRFGRKTGSVISRILYFLTALATVFTPNIEVFLLFRFLQGTFQGGSVMTNTIMYIEIMPKELRHRSEGLMLTAWTTGLVLTTMIGYLCRNMSWRYMQLILSLLTCHTLFNWLFLDESLRWLIANGKRDQTEKVLKKACRMNNVSYESVTENVLLSKETNIIALEETHELNHGKGNGLKKEKVERYTVFTLLKHKRILLGSVVLWIAWITNTLTYYGLMLTTSKLSGDRFLNNVISSLAEYPAVILQQILINRIGRKSTLVIFHGIAGVSLVLATVCTTYGSEYSWLPILGTVFSFVGRFAITGSFSTVFLYTPELYPTNLRNVGLGMASTVARAGSMMSPFAITLAEYVSWGPAAVFATMNVIVTVSLLTLPETMGRELPTTITELKDWYKDKGGHGTKSKQTLTS, from the exons atggaCCCTGGAGTTCAGGTTGATAAAGTGTTATATGCTCTAGGAAGTTCGGgaaaatatcaaagaatccaattagcattatgttttctttttactttggaAAACTCATTTCATCTTATTGCAGCTGTTTATATTG GATATAGACCATCATACCAATGTCAAGACATCAATACCACAGCATATTTACAGAGATATGACCATAACAACATTTCGGATATAAACGTCCAGTATGATAAAtgtaatatcaatatttttgttaattcatCGGACTATGAATACCAATACACCGAGGGTTGTCTTAATGGCTACAGCTACAATATTCCCGAGGATCGATCCACAGTAACAGAA tGGAATCTTGTTTGTTCTGGAGCAGAGAGATCTGAACTTGCTAAAACAATGATCATGCTTGGACAAGCTGTCGGTGCCGTTATTTTTTCACCTATAGCAGACAGGTTTGGTAGAAAAACTGGAAGTGTCATATCAAGAATTCTTTACTTCTTAACAGCTTTAGCAACAGTTTTCACACCCAACATTGAAGTGTTCTTACTATTCAGGTTTTTGCAGGGGACATTTCAAGGG GGAAGTGTTATGACGAATACGATAATGTATATTGAAATTATGCCAAAGGAGTTACGCCATCGCTCAGAAGGTCTTATGTTAACTGCATGGACAACAGGTCTTGTTCTCACAACTATGATTGGATACTTATGTAGGAATATGTCATGGCGTTATATGCAGTTGATCTTGTCACTTCTAACATGTCATACACTTTTTAATTGGCT TTTTTTAGATGAATCACTCAGATGGCTTATAGCAAACGGGAAAAGAGACCAAACCGAAAAAGTATTGAAGAAAGCATGCAGAATGAACAATGTTTCTTACGAAAGTGTAACAGAAAACGTTCTTTTATCGAAGGAAACTAACATTATTGCTCTTGAGGAGACACACGAACTGAACCATGGAAAAGGGAATggattaaaaaaggaaaaagtcGAGAGATATACAGTTTTTACActcttaaaacataaaagaatcCTTCTCGGATCCGTAGTATTATGGATAGCATG GATAACGAATACACTTACTTACTATGGTTTAATGCTGACAACATCAAAACTTTCTGGAGATAGATTTTTGAACAATGTTATATCAAGTCTAGCAGAGTATCCTGCTGTTATATTACAGCAGATTCTTATTAACCG GATTGGACGAAAATCTACATTAGTTATTTTTCATGGAATTGCTGGTGTATCCTTAGTGCTAGCCACCGTTTGCACAACGTACGGAA GTGAATACTCGTGGCTTCCAATACTAGGTACTGTATTCTCCTTTGTCGGGAGATTTGCTATCACTGGATCTTTTAGTACAGTATTTCTATATACACCTGAATTGTATCCAACAAATTTAAG AAATGTTGGATTGGGTATGGCTTCAACTGTTGCTAGAGCTGGATCAATGATGTCACCCTTTGCTATAACATTG GCAGAATATGTATCTTGGGGACCAGCTGCAGTGTTCGCTACAATGAATGTTATTGTAACCGTTTCTTTACTGACATTACCAGAGACAATGGGTCGAGAACTTCCCACAACTATAACTGAACTGAAAGATTGGTATAAAGACAAGGGTGGCCATGGAACCAAATCCAAACAAACACTGACATCTTAA